A single genomic interval of Croceibacter atlanticus HTCC2559 harbors:
- a CDS encoding vWA domain-containing protein, whose protein sequence is MKKDLKNGIVFTHHSPEEQTPFERLFDVFQELITHTSGDFDEAMDWLKQLDDEYELTTEDYTLEDFVEDLKKKGYIREEVKPDKKGGMAITSKTERLLRKRALEQIFGKMRRAGQGNHRTKHSGIGDEQTGEFRNYQFGDALEHVSVTESLRNAQINHGIGDFHLTENDLVVEDTTHKAQMSTVLMIDISHSMILYGEDRITPAKKVAMALAELITTRYPKDTLDILVFGNDAWPIKIEDLPYLNVGPYHTNTVAGLQLAMDMLRRKRNSNKQIFMITDGKPSCIQLPDGQYYKNSNGLDSHIVNKCYAMAQQARKLRIPITTFMIANDPYLQQFVDEFTDANQGKAFYTGLQGLGEMIFHDYEANRKKRIR, encoded by the coding sequence ATGAAAAAGGATTTAAAAAACGGTATTGTTTTTACGCATCATAGCCCAGAAGAGCAAACTCCTTTTGAGCGTCTTTTTGATGTGTTTCAAGAGCTTATCACACATACCTCTGGAGATTTTGATGAAGCTATGGATTGGCTGAAGCAACTAGATGACGAGTACGAGTTAACTACAGAAGATTATACCTTAGAAGATTTTGTTGAAGACCTTAAAAAGAAAGGCTACATACGAGAAGAAGTAAAGCCAGACAAAAAAGGAGGAATGGCTATTACATCAAAAACAGAACGCCTTTTACGAAAACGAGCATTAGAACAAATTTTTGGAAAAATGCGTCGTGCCGGTCAAGGCAATCATCGTACAAAGCATAGTGGCATTGGAGATGAGCAAACGGGTGAATTTAGGAATTATCAATTTGGAGATGCTTTAGAGCACGTATCGGTAACAGAAAGCTTACGTAATGCACAAATTAATCATGGTATTGGCGATTTTCATTTAACAGAAAATGATCTTGTTGTAGAAGATACTACGCATAAAGCACAAATGAGCACTGTGTTAATGATAGATATTTCTCACTCAATGATATTATATGGCGAAGACCGTATTACACCTGCTAAAAAAGTAGCTATGGCTTTAGCAGAATTAATTACAACACGATACCCAAAAGATACCTTAGATATTTTAGTGTTCGGTAATGATGCTTGGCCTATTAAAATTGAAGATTTACCATATTTAAATGTAGGACCTTACCACACAAATACTGTGGCTGGTTTACAGTTAGCAATGGATATGTTGCGCAGAAAGCGAAACTCCAACAAACAAATTTTCATGATAACAGATGGAAAGCCAAGTTGTATACAATTGCCAGATGGCCAATATTACAAAAATAGTAATGGCTTAGATTCCCATATAGTTAATAAGTGCTATGCAATGGCACAACAAGCTAGAAAGCTAAGAATACCTATTACAACGTTTATGATAGCTAATGATCCTTATTTACAGCAATTTGTAGATGAGTTTACAGATGCAAATCAAGGGAAAGCATTTTACACAGGATTGCAAGGTTTAGGCGAAATGATTTTCCACGATTATGAGGCGAATAGGAAAAAACGGATACGATAA
- a CDS encoding sigma 54-interacting transcriptional regulator has protein sequence MSKENITTLGQLKASGYKSKSIKDELRDNLITNIKAGKNSFEGIHGYEYTVIPELERAILSKHNINLLGLRGQAKTRLARLMVGLLDEFIPVVEGSEINDDPFNPISRTAVELIAEKGDDTPVSWLHRDERFAEKLATPDVTVADLIGDVDPIKAANLKLSYADDRVIHFGMIPRANRCIFVINELPDLQARIQVALFNILQEGDIQIRGFKLRMPLDVQFVFTANPEDYTNRGSIVTPLKDRIGSQILTHYPETVEIAKTITQQEAKADVRKDTVHVPEIAKNLLEELSFQARESEFVDIKSGISARISITAYENLLSTAERRMLLSGDGTTAVRFSDFMGVIPSITGKIELVYEGEQEGSAAVAMQLLSRATKQIFIEYFPKIEKLQKADDVDPYQNLVEWFFEESKFELLDNFANDEYKSQLDSIQPLQALIENHIDDDVNEDDLYFIKELVLWALVEYNKLSKYRMTNGMRFKDIYGGYISGL, from the coding sequence ATGAGTAAAGAAAATATAACAACATTAGGCCAGCTTAAAGCTTCAGGCTACAAGTCAAAATCAATAAAGGATGAGCTGCGCGATAACTTAATAACAAATATAAAAGCAGGAAAAAATTCTTTTGAAGGTATTCACGGGTATGAATATACTGTAATACCAGAATTGGAACGTGCAATTTTATCTAAACACAATATAAATCTATTAGGACTACGCGGACAGGCAAAAACACGTTTGGCGCGTTTAATGGTTGGTTTGTTAGATGAATTTATTCCTGTTGTTGAAGGTTCAGAAATTAATGACGACCCATTTAATCCTATTTCAAGAACTGCAGTGGAACTTATTGCTGAGAAAGGCGATGATACGCCAGTTTCGTGGCTACATAGAGATGAACGTTTTGCTGAAAAACTAGCAACACCAGATGTAACAGTAGCCGATTTAATTGGAGATGTAGATCCTATTAAAGCAGCAAATTTAAAGCTAAGTTATGCAGATGATCGTGTTATTCACTTCGGAATGATTCCTCGAGCAAACAGATGCATTTTTGTAATTAATGAATTACCAGATTTACAAGCGCGCATACAAGTAGCATTATTCAATATTTTACAGGAAGGTGATATTCAAATTCGCGGATTTAAATTACGCATGCCGTTAGATGTACAATTTGTATTTACGGCAAACCCTGAAGATTATACAAATAGAGGAAGTATCGTAACTCCTTTAAAAGATAGAATAGGGTCACAAATACTAACACATTATCCAGAAACTGTTGAGATAGCTAAAACCATTACACAGCAAGAAGCTAAGGCAGATGTAAGAAAAGACACCGTTCATGTTCCTGAAATAGCTAAGAATTTATTGGAAGAACTATCATTTCAAGCAAGGGAAAGTGAGTTTGTAGATATAAAAAGTGGCATCTCTGCCCGAATAAGTATAACTGCTTATGAAAATTTACTAAGTACAGCAGAACGTAGAATGTTATTATCTGGTGATGGTACCACAGCAGTAAGATTCAGTGATTTTATGGGGGTTATTCCTAGTATTACTGGTAAAATTGAATTGGTGTATGAAGGTGAGCAAGAAGGCTCTGCTGCAGTGGCAATGCAACTATTGTCTAGAGCTACAAAACAAATCTTTATTGAATATTTTCCTAAAATTGAAAAGCTTCAGAAAGCAGATGATGTAGATCCCTATCAAAATTTAGTTGAATGGTTTTTTGAAGAAAGTAAGTTTGAACTTTTAGATAATTTTGCAAATGATGAATATAAATCTCAGTTAGATTCAATTCAACCTTTACAAGCATTAATTGAAAACCATATAGATGATGATGTTAATGAAGATGATCTGTATTTTATAAAAGAACTAGTCCTTTGGGCATTAGTAGAATATAATAAACTTAGTAAATACAGAATGACAAATGGTATGCGCTTTAAAGATATTTACGGCGGTTACATAAGTGGACTGTAA
- a CDS encoding non-canonical purine NTP diphosphatase: MKLVFATHNKNKFAEVKALMPEYIELLSLTDIDFHDDIRETEDTIEGNAILKANYIKDRLGFNCFADDTGLEVDALDGKPGVYSARYAGEQRSSEDNMDLLLDNLKGQDNRAAQFKTIIALVIDKQKTLFSGICRGEIIKEKRGEKGFGYDPIFIPNASKKTFAEMPQDEKAKHSHRGKAIRELIDYLKED, from the coding sequence ATGAAACTTGTATTTGCTACACATAATAAAAATAAATTTGCTGAAGTAAAGGCATTAATGCCTGAATACATCGAGCTCTTATCTTTAACAGATATCGATTTTCATGATGATATAAGAGAAACAGAAGATACTATAGAAGGTAATGCAATATTAAAAGCAAACTATATTAAAGACAGACTTGGTTTTAATTGTTTTGCAGATGATACCGGTTTAGAGGTTGATGCGTTAGATGGTAAACCTGGTGTTTATTCTGCTAGGTATGCAGGAGAACAACGTAGTAGTGAAGACAATATGGATCTGTTACTCGATAACTTAAAAGGTCAAGATAACAGAGCTGCGCAATTTAAAACCATTATTGCATTAGTTATAGATAAACAAAAGACTTTGTTTTCTGGAATATGCAGAGGTGAAATTATAAAAGAAAAAAGAGGCGAAAAAGGATTTGGTTATGATCCTATTTTTATACCGAATGCATCTAAAAAAACGTTTGCTGAAATGCCTCAAGATGAAAAGGCAAAGCACAGTCATCGCGGAAAAGCCATAAGAGAGCTTATAGATTATTTAAAAGAAGATTGA
- a CDS encoding DEAD/DEAH box helicase, protein MNLFEKLGLNAEIVNAVNDMGFTEPSEVQEKAIPILLEKDTDIVALAQTGTGKTAAFGFPLIQKIDAGYKKTQGLILSPTRELCLQITNELQNYSKYVKGLNPVAVYGGASITEQAKQIKRGAQIIVATPGRMQDMIRRGLVDISEIQYCVLDEADEMLNMGFYDDITEILSHSPEDKFTWLFSATMPKEVARIAKDFMNNPVEITVGSKNKGTENVSHEYYLVGGRDRYKALKRLCDANPEIFSVIFCRTKRDTQKVAEQLIQDGYSAGAIHGDLSQNQRDLVMRSFRTRQIQMLVATDVAARGIDVDDITHVIHYTLPDEPEVYTHRSGRTGRAGKSGTSMTIATKSEMRKIKAIEKRIQRNFERKDVPDGEEICQVQLFHLASQIKDTEINHAIDKYVPQLEEELGDYTKEELIKKFFSVEFTRFHNYYSKDSISQVSADNRDYSEGDSDSVRYFINVGGKDGFDWMSLKDFLKEQLDLDRDGVYKVDVKNTFSFFNTDADKLDKVMEVFADMTHEGRSVNVEVTKDKGGSGGGGGRRSGGGGRRSGGGGFKGKGGGGRRSGGDRSKGSRDGGGFKGKRRSSDSDRGDSGRDRKKSSRRSSDSSSRSSSPKRERSSEGSGSTRAENVKSSISRRRSRRK, encoded by the coding sequence ATGAATTTATTCGAGAAACTCGGCTTAAACGCCGAAATCGTTAACGCCGTTAACGATATGGGATTCACTGAACCTAGTGAAGTACAAGAAAAGGCCATCCCAATCCTATTAGAAAAAGACACAGATATTGTTGCGTTAGCGCAAACAGGTACTGGTAAAACTGCTGCTTTTGGTTTTCCTTTAATCCAAAAGATTGATGCTGGATACAAGAAAACTCAAGGGTTAATCCTGTCTCCAACACGTGAGCTTTGTCTTCAAATTACAAATGAGCTTCAAAATTACTCTAAATATGTAAAGGGATTAAATCCTGTTGCAGTTTATGGTGGCGCTAGCATTACAGAACAAGCTAAGCAAATAAAACGTGGTGCTCAGATTATTGTTGCTACGCCTGGTCGTATGCAAGATATGATAAGACGTGGTTTAGTAGACATTTCTGAAATACAATATTGTGTTTTAGATGAAGCAGATGAGATGTTAAATATGGGTTTCTATGATGATATCACAGAAATTCTTTCTCACTCACCAGAAGATAAATTTACTTGGTTATTTAGTGCAACAATGCCTAAAGAGGTAGCACGAATTGCTAAAGACTTTATGAATAATCCTGTTGAAATTACAGTAGGATCTAAAAATAAAGGTACAGAAAACGTATCTCACGAGTATTACCTAGTTGGTGGTCGTGACCGTTATAAAGCATTAAAGCGTTTATGTGATGCAAACCCAGAGATTTTCTCTGTTATATTTTGCCGTACAAAACGTGATACTCAAAAAGTTGCAGAGCAATTAATACAAGATGGTTATAGCGCTGGCGCTATACACGGTGATTTAAGTCAAAACCAAAGAGATTTGGTAATGCGTAGTTTCCGTACACGCCAAATACAAATGCTTGTAGCTACAGATGTTGCTGCTCGTGGTATAGATGTAGATGATATTACTCACGTAATTCATTACACGCTTCCAGATGAGCCAGAAGTATACACACACCGTAGTGGTCGTACTGGTCGTGCAGGAAAAAGTGGTACTTCTATGACTATTGCTACAAAAAGCGAAATGCGTAAGATTAAAGCTATTGAAAAACGCATACAACGTAACTTTGAGCGTAAAGATGTTCCTGATGGTGAAGAAATTTGCCAAGTTCAATTATTTCACCTTGCAAGCCAGATTAAGGATACAGAAATAAATCATGCTATTGATAAGTATGTACCTCAATTAGAAGAAGAGTTAGGTGATTACACTAAAGAAGAACTTATTAAAAAGTTTTTCTCTGTTGAATTTACAAGATTCCACAATTACTATAGTAAGGATAGCATAAGCCAAGTATCTGCAGACAATCGTGATTATAGTGAAGGAGACTCAGACAGTGTTCGTTACTTTATTAACGTTGGTGGTAAAGATGGTTTTGATTGGATGTCTTTAAAAGACTTCTTAAAAGAACAATTAGATTTAGATCGTGATGGCGTTTACAAAGTAGATGTTAAAAACACCTTCTCTTTCTTTAATACAGATGCAGACAAGCTTGATAAGGTTATGGAAGTCTTTGCAGATATGACTCACGAAGGTCGTAGTGTAAATGTTGAAGTGACTAAAGACAAGGGTGGCTCTGGTGGCGGCGGTGGTCGTAGATCTGGTGGTGGCGGTCGTCGTTCTGGCGGTGGTGGCTTTAAAGGAAAAGGCGGCGGTGGTCGTCGTTCTGGAGGAGACAGAAGTAAAGGCTCTAGAGATGGCGGTGGCTTTAAAGGTAAGCGAAGAAGCAGTGACAGCGATAGAGGCGACAGCGGAAGAGACAGAAAAAAATCTTCAAGACGCAGTAGCGATTCTTCTAGCAGAAGCTCAAGCCCTAAACGAGAAAGATCTTCTGAAGGCAGCGGAAGCACGAGAGCAGAAAATGTTAAAAGCTCTATAAGCAGAAGACGTTCTAGACGTAAATAA
- a CDS encoding carboxypeptidase-like regulatory domain-containing protein, which produces MKTSFPLLLLLLLIGFTAHSQQTVTGIVQSASNDRILENVNIVNLNQVKGATTNEKGEFEIRAEVNDTLYFSYIGYKSIQVTVSNDWLKYGDVKVKMTEVGIALEEVTVRPVQLTGYIEIDAKNIPIYNNYRYSISGLNTGYEGGDRQPSAVTKVLGSIFNPADFLYNVFGKRPTQMRKLRQMKEDDEIRNLLQTKYDRETLQALLQVSRVDIDEILRNCNYSKDFISTANDLQILDAISGCYEEYKVLKRD; this is translated from the coding sequence ATGAAAACTTCATTTCCTTTACTTTTACTGTTATTACTTATCGGTTTTACGGCACATTCTCAACAAACCGTAACAGGTATTGTACAAAGCGCCTCAAATGATAGGATACTTGAAAATGTAAACATTGTTAACCTTAACCAGGTTAAAGGAGCTACTACCAATGAAAAAGGTGAATTTGAAATTAGAGCAGAAGTAAATGATACCTTGTATTTTTCATATATAGGTTATAAATCTATTCAAGTAACAGTTTCTAATGACTGGCTTAAGTATGGTGACGTTAAAGTAAAAATGACAGAGGTTGGTATTGCCCTGGAAGAAGTAACTGTAAGACCTGTACAATTAACAGGTTATATAGAAATTGATGCAAAAAACATTCCTATTTACAACAACTATCGTTATTCTATTTCTGGTCTTAATACTGGCTATGAAGGTGGAGATAGACAGCCTAGTGCTGTAACTAAAGTCTTAGGCTCTATTTTTAATCCTGCAGATTTTTTATATAATGTTTTTGGTAAACGCCCAACACAAATGCGTAAGCTTAGACAGATGAAAGAAGATGATGAAATAAGAAATCTTTTGCAGACTAAGTATGATCGTGAGACACTACAAGCGTTACTACAAGTAAGCCGTGTTGATATTGATGAGATTTTAAGAAACTGCAACTACTCCAAAGATTTTATAAGCACCGCAAACGATTTACAGATACTAGATGCTATTTCTGGTTGTTATGAGGAATACAAAGTGCTGAAAAGAGATTAA
- a CDS encoding DUF6503 family protein yields MKTLFYLCIAACCLLSCKNNENQKESDQVDHSKMNQDAMSQSDHQHMDHSDHKMNHPKLPYPKPVKHIFNAHGGITTWDAMNNLCFQIDGKNGTETHTTDLKSRKAKIQAEQFALGYDGNEYWLSQEDSVFDSGRVKFYHNLMFYFYAMPFVLGDNGISYTDVPDIEIQGKTYKGIKTFFAMGVGLSEKDNYIMYLDKETNRLEWLAYTVTYGEDKLSNDYSYIKYDKWQDINGLRLPKTLIWYSTKDGKPFEVRKELTFKNVTISETVLNERIFIAPKNAETIN; encoded by the coding sequence ATGAAGACACTATTTTATTTATGTATTGCAGCTTGTTGTTTATTAAGTTGTAAAAACAATGAAAACCAAAAGGAATCTGATCAAGTAGATCATTCTAAAATGAATCAAGATGCAATGTCACAAAGTGATCATCAACATATGGATCATTCCGACCATAAGATGAATCATCCCAAATTACCATATCCTAAACCTGTTAAGCATATATTTAATGCTCACGGTGGCATTACAACTTGGGATGCCATGAATAACTTATGTTTTCAAATTGATGGTAAGAATGGTACAGAAACTCATACTACAGATTTAAAAAGTAGAAAGGCAAAGATACAAGCAGAACAGTTTGCTCTTGGTTATGATGGGAATGAGTATTGGCTATCTCAAGAAGACTCAGTTTTCGATTCTGGCAGAGTGAAGTTTTATCATAATCTTATGTTCTATTTTTATGCTATGCCATTTGTTTTAGGAGATAATGGAATCTCTTATACAGATGTTCCTGATATTGAAATACAAGGAAAAACCTATAAGGGTATTAAGACTTTCTTTGCAATGGGTGTTGGTTTGTCTGAGAAAGATAATTACATAATGTATCTAGATAAAGAAACTAACAGATTAGAGTGGCTTGCCTATACCGTTACGTATGGAGAAGATAAACTCTCAAACGATTATAGTTATATAAAATATGACAAATGGCAGGATATAAATGGGTTGCGCTTACCAAAAACACTTATTTGGTATAGTACTAAAGATGGTAAACCTTTTGAAGTACGAAAAGAACTTACATTTAAGAATGTTACTATTTCTGAGACGGTATTAAATGAACGTATTTTTATAGCGCCAAAAAACGCAGAAACTATAAATTAA